The following proteins are encoded in a genomic region of Drosophila miranda strain MSH22 chromosome 4, D.miranda_PacBio2.1, whole genome shotgun sequence:
- the LOC108161569 gene encoding multidrug resistance-associated protein 1 isoform X10: MAEDIGSPMDRFCGSTFWNSTETWYTNNPDFTPCFEQTALVWMPCAFYWAFVVFDFYYLKASLDRNIPWNKLSVSKMLVNLGLLVITALDLIMALVKKGGDSELPLYDLDVWGPIIKFATFLLIFIFIPLNRKYGVQTSGCQFIFWFLLTVLSIPRCRTEVRAAADRSKIDDSQQPSESDFSWEEYMYVSFFVSFTLYCCMLLINCFADGQPTQTKYQRGENEIPELSASFLSRITYQWFDKMALKGYRNPLEEKHLWDLRPQDSCSEVMPIFAYHWNQNVRKNYKGRSKAEPKAQFSNGNVTFENPHGEKTGRKKGMASIMPPIYRSFGGVFLFGALMKLITDTLTFAQPQVLSLIIGFVEDQRTDPQPEWKGILFSVTLFVLAAAQTFILGQYFHRMFIVGLRIRTALINAIYRKALRISNATKKESTVGEIVNLMAVDAQRFMELTTYLNMIWSAPLQIGLALYFLWQQLGPSVLAGLAVMIILIPVNGVIASRIKTYQIRQMKYKDERVKLMNEVLSGIKVLKLYAWEPSFEKQVLDIRDKEIATLRSTAYLNASTSFLWSCAPFLVSLVTFATYVLTSEANQLSVEKVFVSLALFDIMKIPLTVLPMLTVDIAETQVSVKRINKFLNSEELDPNSVLHDSSKPHPMSIENGEFSWGDEITLRNINIEVRKSNLVALVGTVGSGKSSVVQAFLGEMEKLAGVVNTVGKMAYVPQQAWIQNATVRDNILFGQQYDRKRYNKVIDACALRADIDILSAGDLTEIGEKGINLSGGQKQRISLARAVYCDADLYLLDDPLSAVDSHVGKHIFEEVIGPKGLLARKSRILVTHGVTFLPQVDSIYVLKMGEISESGTFDQLVKNKGAFADFIIQHLQDGNAEEEELNQIKRQISSTGDVPELLGSVEKAIKLARTESLSDSISVTSADSLMGTGSGGSLRRRTRRQNSHDSVASAASLKKKQEVEGKLIETEKSQTGGVDFAVYKHYIKSVGIFLSVATLVLNFVFQAFQIGSNLWLTKWANDENVGNDTGLRDMYLGVYGAFGFGQVITYFFCSLTLALGCILCSKELHERLLHFVFRWPMELFDTTPLGRIVNRFSKDVDTVDNALPMLWRMVLSQAFAVLATIVVISMSTPIFLAVIVPIALLYYFAQRFYVATSRQLMRLESVSRSPIYSHFGETVTGAPTIRAYNVGDRFIEESDAKVDKNQVCKYPSVIANRWLAIRLEMVGNLIILFASLFAVLGGQTDPGLVGLSVSYALQVTQTLNWLVRMSSDIETNIVSVERIKEYGETKQEAAWELEQDKDKPKHWPEEGRVEFQNFQVRYREGLDLVLRGVSFNITGGEKVGIVGRTGAGKSSLTLALFRIIESAGGRIMIDGVDIAGMGLHMLRSRLTIIPQDPVLFSGSLRINLDPFEIKTDDEIWKALELSHLKSFVKSLTAGLNHEIAEGGENLSVGQRQLVCLARALLRKTKLLVLDEATAAVDLETDDLIQKTIRTEFKECTVLTIAHRLNTILDSDKVIVLDKGQITEFASPTELLDNPKSAFYSMAKDANLV, from the exons ATGGCGGAGGATATAGGTTCGCCGATGGACAGGTTCTGTGGATCCACATTCTGG AACTCCACAGAGACCTGGTATACAAACAATCCGGACTTTACGCCCTGCTTCGAACAGACGGCCCTCGTGTGGATGCCCTGCGCCTTCTACTGGGCGTTTGTGGTCTTTGATTTCTATTATCTGAAGGCCAGCCTCGACAGAAATATACCATGGAACAAGCTGAGTGTGAGCAAGATGCTGGTGAATCTCGGACTGTTGGTGATCACAGCCCTCGACCTGATCATGGCCCTGGTGAAGAAGGGCGGCGACTCGGAGCTGCCTCTGTACGACCTTGATGTGTGGGGCCCCATCATCAAGTTTGCCACCTTCCTGCTGATCTTCATCTTCATACCGCTGAATCGGAAGTACGGCGTGCAGACGTCAGGCTGCCAGTTCATTTTCTGGTTCCTTTTGACCGTTCTCTCTATACCGCGCTGCCGCACGGAGGTGCGCGCCGCAGCGGATCGCAGCAAGATCGACGACTCGCAGCAGCCATCCGAATCGGACTTCTCCTGGGAGGAGTACATGTACGTGAGCTTCTTTGTGTCGTTCACGCTCTACTGCTGTATGCTGCTGATCAATTGCTTCGCCGACGGCCAGCCCACTCAGACCAAGTACCAGCGAGGCGAGAACGAGATACCCGAACTGTCGGCCAGTTTCCTGTCGCGGATCACGTACCAGTGGTTCGATAAGATGGCCCTCAAGGGCTACCGCAATCCGCTGGAGGAGAAGCATCTGTGGGATCTGCGTCCTCAGGACAGCTGCTCCGAGGTGATGCCCATCTTTGCCTATCACTGGAACCAGAATGTGCGCAAAAACTACAAGGGTCGCTCCAAGGCGGAGCCCAAGGCGCAGTTCAGTAATGGCAATGTGACGTTCGAGAATCCGCATGGAGAGAAGACTGGACGCAAGAAGGGCATGGCCAGCATTATGCCGCCAATTTACAGGTCCTTTGGAGGCGTCTTCCTGTTCGGAGCCCTCATGAAGCTCATCACCGACACCCTGACCTTTGCCCAGCCGCAGGTGCTTAGTCTGATCATTGGCTTTGTGGAGGACCAGAGGACCGATCCCCAGCCCGAATGGAAGGGCATCCTGTTCTCCGTTACGCTCTTCGTCCTGGCTGCTGCCCAGACCTTCATTCTTGGCCAATACTTCCATCGCATGTTCATTGTGGGACTGCGCATTCGCACGGCTCTCATCAATGCCATCTATCGCAAGGCCCTGCGCATCTCCAATGCCACCAAAAAGGAGTCCACTGTCGGCGAGATTGTCAACCTGATGGCCGTGGATGCTCAGCGTTTCATGGAGTTGACTACGTACCTGAACATGATCTGGTCGGCGCCCCTTCAAATCGGTTTGGCTCTGTATTTCCTGTGGCAGCAATTGGGCCCGTCTGTGCTCGCCGGCCTGGCTGTGATGATCATACTCATTCCGGTGAATGGCGTGATTGCCAGTCGCATCAAGACCTATCAGATACGTCAAATGAAATACAAGGACGAGCGCGTCAAGCTGATGAATGAGGTTTTGAGTGGCATTAAG GTCCTCAAGCTGTATGCCTGGGAGCCGAGCTTTGAGAAGCAAGTGCTGGACATACGTGACAAGGAGATAGCCACTCTACGATCGACGGCCTATCTGAATGCTAGCACATCCTTCCTCTGGTCATGTGCCCCCTTCCTG GTTTCCCTGGTCACATTTGCCACTTACGTGTTGACCAGCGAGGCGAATCAGCTGAGCGTCGAAAAAGTGTTTGTCAGTCTCGCATTATTCGACATCATGAAAATCCCGCTGACCGTCTTGCCTATGCTGACTGTTGACATAGCCGAG ACGCAAGTTTCTGTGAAGCGTATAAACAAGTTCCTGAACAGTGAAGAACTTGACCCCAACAGCGTGCTCCATGATTCCTCCAAAC CCCATCCAATGAGCATTGAGAATGGCGAGTTTTCGTGGGGCGATGAGATTACGCTTAGAAACATCAACATTGAGGTGCGTAAGAGCAATCTGGTGGCCCTGGTGGGCACCGTCGGCTCCGGTAAGTCCTCGGTGGTGCAGGCCTTCCTCGGCGAAATGGAGAAGCTTGCGGGCGTTGTCAACACGGTGGGCAAGATGGCCTATGTGCCCCAGCAGGCGTGGATTCAGAATGCGACGGTCCGTGACAACATCCTCTTTGGGCAGCAGTACGACCGGAAGCGCTACAACAAGGTGATCGATGCCTGCGCCCTGCGTGCCGATATCGACATTCTGTCGGCCGGAGATCTCACGGAAATCGGTGAGAAGGGCATTAATCTCTCAGGTGGCCAAAAGCAGCGCATCTCCCTGGCCAGAGCGGTGTACTGCGACGCAGATCTCTATCTGCTGGACGATCCCTTGAGTGCCGTCGACTCGCACGTAGGCAAACACATCTTCGAAGAAGTGATCGGACCGAAGGGACTCTTGGCACGCAAATCTCGCATTTTGGTCACGCACGGTGTCACCTTCCTGCCGCAGGTGGACAGCATATATGTGTTGAAAATGGGCGAGATCAGTGAGAGTGGCACGTTCGATCAGCTCGTGAAGAACAAGGGCGCCTTTGCCGACTTCATTATCCAGCATCTGCAAGACGGCAATGCCGAGGAGGAAGAGCTCAATCAGATTAAACGCCAAATCTCTAGCACCGGTGATGTCCCTGAATTGCTTGGAAGTGTCGAGAAGGCCATTAAGCTGGCGCGCACTGAAAGCCTGTCGGATTCCAT TTCGGTTACCTCTGCCGACAGTCTGATGGGCactggcagcggcggcagtcTGCGACGTCGCACCAGGCGCCAGAACTCGCACGATTCCGTTGCCTCGGCCGCTTCGCTCAAGAAGAAGCAGGAGGTCGAGGGCAAGCTCATCGAGACGGAAAAGTCCCAGACTGGGGGCGTCGACTTTGCCGTCTACAAGCACTACATCAAGAGCGTTGGCATCTTCCTGTCGGTGGCCACGCTCGTGCTGAACTTCGTATTCCAAGCATTCCAAATCGGCTCCAATCTGTGGCTAACCAAGTGGGCCAACGATGAGAATGTTGGCAACGATACGGGACTCAGGGACATGTACCTCGGTGTCTATGGCGCATTCGGTTTCGGTCAAG TTATTACGTACTTTTTCTGCTCACTCACGCTGGCCCTTGGCTGCATATTGTGCTCCAAGGAGCTGCACGAGCGACTGCTGCATTTTGTGTTCCGCTGGCCCATGGAACTGTTCGATACCACGCCCCTTGGGCGCATTGTCAATCGATTCTCGAAAGATGTCGATACCGTTGACAATGCCCTGCCCATGCTGTGGCGCATGGTCTTAAGTCAAGCCTTTGCG GTTCTGGCTACCATTGTCGTTATTAGCATGTCCACGCCCATTTTCCTGGCCGTGATCGTGCCCATCGCCCTGCTGTACTACTTCGCCCAGCGCTTCTACGTGGCCACCTCCCGACAGCTGATGCGTCTGGAGTCCGTCTCCCGTTCCCCGATATACTCGCATTTCGGCGAGACCGTGACTGGAGCCCCCACCATTCGAGCCTACAACGTCGGCGATCG TTTCATTGAGGAGTCCGATGCCAAGGTGGACAAGAACCAGGTGTGCAAGTATCCCTCGGTGATAGCCAATCGTTGGCTGGCCATCCGCCTGGAAATGGTCGGCAATCTGATCATCCTGTTTGCCTCGCTCTTCGCCGTGTTGGGCGGACAGACCGATCCCGGACTAGTGGGTCTTTCGGTGTCGTATGCCCTGCAGGTGACACAGACCCTCAACTGGCTGGTGCGCATGAGCTCGGACATTGAGACGAACATTGTGTCCGTGGAGCGCATCAAGGAGTACGGAGAGACCAAGCAGGAGGCTGCCTGGGAGCTGGAGCAGGACAAGGACAAGCCCAAGCACTGGCCCGAGGAGGGACGCGTCGAGTTCCAGAACTTCCAGGTGCGCTATCGCGAGGGCCTGGACCTGGTGCTGCGTGGCGTCAGCTTCAACATCACCGGCGGCGAGAAGGTCGGCATTGTGGGACGCACTGGTGCCGGTAAATCCAGTCTGACGCTGGCATTGTTCAG AATCATTGAGTCTGCCGGCGGGCGCATCATGATCGATGGCGTTGACATCGCTGGCATGGGTCTGCACATGCTGCGCTCTCGCCTGACCATCATTCCCCAGGACCCTGTCCTCTTCTCTGGCTCGCTGCGCATCAATCTCGATCCCTTCGAGATCAAAACCGATGACGAGATCTGGAAGGCCCTGGAGCTGTCCCACTTGAAGTCGTTTGTCAAGAGTCTGACTGCGGGTCTCAATCATGAGATTGCCGAGGGCGGCGAGAATCTCTCGGTGGGTCAACGGCAGCTGGTGTGCCTGGCGCGTGCCCTGCTGCGCAAGACGAAGCTCCTGGTTTTGGATGAAGCCACAGCTGCAGTGGATCTGGAAACAGATGATTTGATTCAG AAAACAATTCGCACGGAGTTCAAGGAGTGCACTGTCCTGACGATTGCCCATCGATTGAACACCATTCTGGACTCGGACAAGGTGATTGTGCTGGACAAGGGCCAGATCACCGAGTTCGCCTCGCCCACAGAGCTGCTGGACAATCCCAAGTCGGCCTTCTACAGCATGGCCAAGGACGCCAATCTAGTTTAA
- the LOC108161569 gene encoding multidrug resistance-associated protein 1 isoform X2: MAEDIGSPMDRFCGSTFWNSTETWYTNNPDFTPCFEQTALVWMPCAFYWAFVVFDFYYLKASLDRNIPWNKLSVSKMLVNLGLLVITALDLIMALVKKGGDSELPLYDLDVWGPIIKFATFLLIFIFIPLNRKYGVQTSGCQFIFWFLLTVLSIPRCRTEVRAAADRSKIDDSQQPSESDFSWEEYMYVSFFVSFTLYCCMLLINCFADGQPTQTKYQRGENEIPELSASFLSRITYQWFDKMALKGYRNPLEEKHLWDLRPQDSCSEVMPIFAYHWNQNVRKNYKGRSKAEPKAQFSNGNVTFENPHGEKTGRKKGMASIMPPIYRSFGGVFLFGALMKLITDTLTFAQPQVLSLIIGFVEDQRTDPQPEWKGILFSVTLFVLAAAQTFILGQYFHRMFIVGLRIRTALINAIYRKALRISNATKKESTVGEIVNLMAVDAQRFMELTTYLNMIWSAPLQIGLALYFLWQQLGPSVLAGLAVMIILIPVNGVIASRIKTYQIRQMKYKDERVKLMNEVLSGIKVLKLYAWEPSFEKQVLDIRDKEIATLRSTAYLNASTSFLWSCAPFLVSLVTFATYVLTSEANQLSVEKVFVSLALFDIMKIPLTVLPMLTVDIAETQVSVKRINKFLNSEELDPNSVLHDSSKPHPMSIENGEFSWGDEITLRNINIEVRKSNLVALVGTVGSGKSSVVQAFLGEMEKLAGVVNTVGKMAYVPQQAWIQNATVRDNILFGQQYDRKRYNKVIDACALRADIDILSAGDLTEIGEKGINLSGGQKQRISLARAVYCDADLYLLDDPLSAVDSHVGKHIFEEVIGPKGLLARKSRILVTHGVTFLPQVDSIYVLKMGEISESGTFDQLVKNKGAFADFIIQHLQDGNAEEEELNQIKRQISSTGDVPELLGSVEKAIKLARTESLSDSISVTSADSLMGTGSGGSLRRRTRRQNSHDSVASAASLKKKQEVEGKLIETEKSQTGGVDFAVYKHYIKSVGIFLSVATLVLNFVFQAFQIGSNLWLTKWANDENVGNDTGLRDMYLGVYGAFGFGQGVLAYAAVVVVYMGGFKAAKVIHNELLYVIIRGSVCRFFDVTPLGRLLNSFSGDMEIVDEELPATLDSFMTFIWMVLATIVVISMSTPIFLAVIVPIALLYYFAQRFYVATSRQLMRLESVSRSPIYSHFGETVTGAPTIRAYNVGDRFIEESDAKVDKNQVCKYPSVIANRWLAIRLEMVGNLIILFASLFAVLGGQTDPGLVGLSVSYALQVTQTLNWLVRMSSDIETNIVSVERIKEYGETKQEAAWELEQDKDKPKHWPEEGRVEFQNFQVRYREGLDLVLRGVSFNITGGEKVGIVGRTGAGKSSLTLALFRIIESAGGRIMIDGVDIAGMGLHMLRSRLTIIPQDPVLFSGSLRINLDPFEIKTDDEIWKALELSHLKSFVKSLTAGLNHEIAEGGENLSVGQRQLVCLARALLRKTKLLVLDEATAAVDLETDDLIQKTIRTEFKECTVLTIAHRLNTILDSDKVIVLDKGQITEFASPTELLDNPKSAFYSMAKDANLV; this comes from the exons ATGGCGGAGGATATAGGTTCGCCGATGGACAGGTTCTGTGGATCCACATTCTGG AACTCCACAGAGACCTGGTATACAAACAATCCGGACTTTACGCCCTGCTTCGAACAGACGGCCCTCGTGTGGATGCCCTGCGCCTTCTACTGGGCGTTTGTGGTCTTTGATTTCTATTATCTGAAGGCCAGCCTCGACAGAAATATACCATGGAACAAGCTGAGTGTGAGCAAGATGCTGGTGAATCTCGGACTGTTGGTGATCACAGCCCTCGACCTGATCATGGCCCTGGTGAAGAAGGGCGGCGACTCGGAGCTGCCTCTGTACGACCTTGATGTGTGGGGCCCCATCATCAAGTTTGCCACCTTCCTGCTGATCTTCATCTTCATACCGCTGAATCGGAAGTACGGCGTGCAGACGTCAGGCTGCCAGTTCATTTTCTGGTTCCTTTTGACCGTTCTCTCTATACCGCGCTGCCGCACGGAGGTGCGCGCCGCAGCGGATCGCAGCAAGATCGACGACTCGCAGCAGCCATCCGAATCGGACTTCTCCTGGGAGGAGTACATGTACGTGAGCTTCTTTGTGTCGTTCACGCTCTACTGCTGTATGCTGCTGATCAATTGCTTCGCCGACGGCCAGCCCACTCAGACCAAGTACCAGCGAGGCGAGAACGAGATACCCGAACTGTCGGCCAGTTTCCTGTCGCGGATCACGTACCAGTGGTTCGATAAGATGGCCCTCAAGGGCTACCGCAATCCGCTGGAGGAGAAGCATCTGTGGGATCTGCGTCCTCAGGACAGCTGCTCCGAGGTGATGCCCATCTTTGCCTATCACTGGAACCAGAATGTGCGCAAAAACTACAAGGGTCGCTCCAAGGCGGAGCCCAAGGCGCAGTTCAGTAATGGCAATGTGACGTTCGAGAATCCGCATGGAGAGAAGACTGGACGCAAGAAGGGCATGGCCAGCATTATGCCGCCAATTTACAGGTCCTTTGGAGGCGTCTTCCTGTTCGGAGCCCTCATGAAGCTCATCACCGACACCCTGACCTTTGCCCAGCCGCAGGTGCTTAGTCTGATCATTGGCTTTGTGGAGGACCAGAGGACCGATCCCCAGCCCGAATGGAAGGGCATCCTGTTCTCCGTTACGCTCTTCGTCCTGGCTGCTGCCCAGACCTTCATTCTTGGCCAATACTTCCATCGCATGTTCATTGTGGGACTGCGCATTCGCACGGCTCTCATCAATGCCATCTATCGCAAGGCCCTGCGCATCTCCAATGCCACCAAAAAGGAGTCCACTGTCGGCGAGATTGTCAACCTGATGGCCGTGGATGCTCAGCGTTTCATGGAGTTGACTACGTACCTGAACATGATCTGGTCGGCGCCCCTTCAAATCGGTTTGGCTCTGTATTTCCTGTGGCAGCAATTGGGCCCGTCTGTGCTCGCCGGCCTGGCTGTGATGATCATACTCATTCCGGTGAATGGCGTGATTGCCAGTCGCATCAAGACCTATCAGATACGTCAAATGAAATACAAGGACGAGCGCGTCAAGCTGATGAATGAGGTTTTGAGTGGCATTAAG GTCCTCAAGCTGTATGCCTGGGAGCCGAGCTTTGAGAAGCAAGTGCTGGACATACGTGACAAGGAGATAGCCACTCTACGATCGACGGCCTATCTGAATGCTAGCACATCCTTCCTCTGGTCATGTGCCCCCTTCCTG GTTTCCCTGGTCACATTTGCCACTTACGTGTTGACCAGCGAGGCGAATCAGCTGAGCGTCGAAAAAGTGTTTGTCAGTCTCGCATTATTCGACATCATGAAAATCCCGCTGACCGTCTTGCCTATGCTGACTGTTGACATAGCCGAG ACGCAAGTTTCTGTGAAGCGTATAAACAAGTTCCTGAACAGTGAAGAACTTGACCCCAACAGCGTGCTCCATGATTCCTCCAAAC CCCATCCAATGAGCATTGAGAATGGCGAGTTTTCGTGGGGCGATGAGATTACGCTTAGAAACATCAACATTGAGGTGCGTAAGAGCAATCTGGTGGCCCTGGTGGGCACCGTCGGCTCCGGTAAGTCCTCGGTGGTGCAGGCCTTCCTCGGCGAAATGGAGAAGCTTGCGGGCGTTGTCAACACGGTGGGCAAGATGGCCTATGTGCCCCAGCAGGCGTGGATTCAGAATGCGACGGTCCGTGACAACATCCTCTTTGGGCAGCAGTACGACCGGAAGCGCTACAACAAGGTGATCGATGCCTGCGCCCTGCGTGCCGATATCGACATTCTGTCGGCCGGAGATCTCACGGAAATCGGTGAGAAGGGCATTAATCTCTCAGGTGGCCAAAAGCAGCGCATCTCCCTGGCCAGAGCGGTGTACTGCGACGCAGATCTCTATCTGCTGGACGATCCCTTGAGTGCCGTCGACTCGCACGTAGGCAAACACATCTTCGAAGAAGTGATCGGACCGAAGGGACTCTTGGCACGCAAATCTCGCATTTTGGTCACGCACGGTGTCACCTTCCTGCCGCAGGTGGACAGCATATATGTGTTGAAAATGGGCGAGATCAGTGAGAGTGGCACGTTCGATCAGCTCGTGAAGAACAAGGGCGCCTTTGCCGACTTCATTATCCAGCATCTGCAAGACGGCAATGCCGAGGAGGAAGAGCTCAATCAGATTAAACGCCAAATCTCTAGCACCGGTGATGTCCCTGAATTGCTTGGAAGTGTCGAGAAGGCCATTAAGCTGGCGCGCACTGAAAGCCTGTCGGATTCCAT TTCGGTTACCTCTGCCGACAGTCTGATGGGCactggcagcggcggcagtcTGCGACGTCGCACCAGGCGCCAGAACTCGCACGATTCCGTTGCCTCGGCCGCTTCGCTCAAGAAGAAGCAGGAGGTCGAGGGCAAGCTCATCGAGACGGAAAAGTCCCAGACTGGGGGCGTCGACTTTGCCGTCTACAAGCACTACATCAAGAGCGTTGGCATCTTCCTGTCGGTGGCCACGCTCGTGCTGAACTTCGTATTCCAAGCATTCCAAATCGGCTCCAATCTGTGGCTAACCAAGTGGGCCAACGATGAGAATGTTGGCAACGATACGGGACTCAGGGACATGTACCTCGGTGTCTATGGCGCATTCGGTTTCGGTCAAG GTGTGTTAGCCTACGCTGCGGTCGTGGTCGTCTACATGGGCGGCTTCAAGGCGGCCAAGGTGATACATAATGAGCTCCTGTATGTGATCATACGGGGCTCCGTGTGCCGCTTCTTCGATGTGACTCCGCTGGGACGTCTCTTGAATAGTTTCAGCGGTGACATGGAAATCGTCGACGAAGAGTTGCCCGCCACCCTGGACTCCTTTATGACCTTCATTTGGATG GTTCTGGCTACCATTGTCGTTATTAGCATGTCCACGCCCATTTTCCTGGCCGTGATCGTGCCCATCGCCCTGCTGTACTACTTCGCCCAGCGCTTCTACGTGGCCACCTCCCGACAGCTGATGCGTCTGGAGTCCGTCTCCCGTTCCCCGATATACTCGCATTTCGGCGAGACCGTGACTGGAGCCCCCACCATTCGAGCCTACAACGTCGGCGATCG TTTCATTGAGGAGTCCGATGCCAAGGTGGACAAGAACCAGGTGTGCAAGTATCCCTCGGTGATAGCCAATCGTTGGCTGGCCATCCGCCTGGAAATGGTCGGCAATCTGATCATCCTGTTTGCCTCGCTCTTCGCCGTGTTGGGCGGACAGACCGATCCCGGACTAGTGGGTCTTTCGGTGTCGTATGCCCTGCAGGTGACACAGACCCTCAACTGGCTGGTGCGCATGAGCTCGGACATTGAGACGAACATTGTGTCCGTGGAGCGCATCAAGGAGTACGGAGAGACCAAGCAGGAGGCTGCCTGGGAGCTGGAGCAGGACAAGGACAAGCCCAAGCACTGGCCCGAGGAGGGACGCGTCGAGTTCCAGAACTTCCAGGTGCGCTATCGCGAGGGCCTGGACCTGGTGCTGCGTGGCGTCAGCTTCAACATCACCGGCGGCGAGAAGGTCGGCATTGTGGGACGCACTGGTGCCGGTAAATCCAGTCTGACGCTGGCATTGTTCAG AATCATTGAGTCTGCCGGCGGGCGCATCATGATCGATGGCGTTGACATCGCTGGCATGGGTCTGCACATGCTGCGCTCTCGCCTGACCATCATTCCCCAGGACCCTGTCCTCTTCTCTGGCTCGCTGCGCATCAATCTCGATCCCTTCGAGATCAAAACCGATGACGAGATCTGGAAGGCCCTGGAGCTGTCCCACTTGAAGTCGTTTGTCAAGAGTCTGACTGCGGGTCTCAATCATGAGATTGCCGAGGGCGGCGAGAATCTCTCGGTGGGTCAACGGCAGCTGGTGTGCCTGGCGCGTGCCCTGCTGCGCAAGACGAAGCTCCTGGTTTTGGATGAAGCCACAGCTGCAGTGGATCTGGAAACAGATGATTTGATTCAG AAAACAATTCGCACGGAGTTCAAGGAGTGCACTGTCCTGACGATTGCCCATCGATTGAACACCATTCTGGACTCGGACAAGGTGATTGTGCTGGACAAGGGCCAGATCACCGAGTTCGCCTCGCCCACAGAGCTGCTGGACAATCCCAAGTCGGCCTTCTACAGCATGGCCAAGGACGCCAATCTAGTTTAA